The following proteins are co-located in the uncultured Draconibacterium sp. genome:
- a CDS encoding DUF3010 family protein yields MRTCGIEIINDTALLLCLEKTGDGSLEISKLSTKIKLEEHDNSVHVKQFAASIYAQLNILDADSIAIIKRQSKGQFSAGAVSFKIESIIQCYPNKDVRIVAPATVKAFLRKNPVPTQAKYKYQENALNAAHFLLG; encoded by the coding sequence ATGAGAACCTGCGGAATAGAAATAATAAATGATACAGCCCTGCTTCTGTGCCTCGAAAAAACCGGGGATGGCAGCTTAGAGATAAGCAAACTTTCCACAAAAATAAAGCTGGAAGAGCACGACAATTCGGTTCATGTAAAACAATTTGCTGCCTCAATTTATGCACAGCTCAATATCCTTGATGCAGATTCGATTGCCATAATTAAACGCCAATCAAAAGGCCAGTTTTCGGCCGGAGCTGTTTCGTTTAAAATTGAAAGTATTATTCAGTGTTATCCCAATAAAGACGTACGCATTGTGGCTCCGGCAACTGTAAAAGCTTTTTTACGCAAAAATCCGGTTCCTACTCAAGCCAAATACAAATACCAAGAAAATGCATTAAATGCAGCTCATTTTTTATTGGGATAG